A region from the Curtobacterium sp. MCBA15_012 genome encodes:
- a CDS encoding folylpolyglutamate synthase/dihydrofolate synthase family protein, with protein MSDSNQYDSDQYDDQYDDEHDDDRHDESDGSGGHADGSVADGGADGVAIPVGPAGDQAPGAALPYGGDDDEVRRVEAALYARIGEQAPERRLHATRRAVELLGDPHLAYPVVHLTGTNGKTSTARMTESIIRAHGLRTGLMTSPHLVSIRERIVIDGEPIEPARFVENWDDITPILEMTDAELTAKGEQPLTFFEALTVLALACFAEAPVDVAVIEVGMGGEWDSTNVVQSQVQVITPIAIDHAKQLGGTVAEIARTKSGIVKPSSAVVSSAQAPEAIAELERAAELTESTLTVEGTGFSVLDVTPAVGGQLVTVQGIAGRYDDLFLPLFGRHQAQNAAVAIAAVESFLGRGSQALDEDVLSEGLAGTTSPGRLQPIAQEPTVVVDAAHNPHGARALAAALPVAFPSGHVVGVVGILADKDARGFVRALRDTVQTFVVTQPPGERALDADAFARVVVAEVGEDRVVVEPSLAQALREARDLADEADAEDALVLVAGSVVMVGAVMDLVHSEGEAK; from the coding sequence ATGAGCGACAGCAACCAGTACGACAGCGACCAGTACGACGACCAGTACGACGACGAGCACGACGACGATCGTCACGACGAGTCCGACGGGTCCGGCGGGCACGCCGACGGCTCCGTCGCCGACGGCGGCGCCGACGGCGTCGCGATCCCGGTCGGCCCAGCGGGCGACCAGGCCCCCGGCGCCGCCCTGCCCTACGGCGGGGACGACGACGAGGTCCGGCGGGTCGAGGCGGCCCTGTACGCCCGGATCGGCGAGCAGGCCCCGGAACGCCGGCTGCACGCCACCCGGCGCGCGGTCGAGCTCCTCGGCGACCCGCACCTCGCGTACCCGGTCGTCCACCTCACCGGCACGAACGGCAAGACCTCGACCGCCCGGATGACCGAGAGCATCATCCGCGCCCACGGCCTGCGCACCGGGCTCATGACGAGCCCGCACCTGGTGTCGATCCGGGAGCGCATCGTCATCGACGGCGAGCCGATCGAGCCGGCGCGCTTCGTCGAGAACTGGGACGACATCACCCCGATCCTCGAGATGACCGACGCCGAGCTCACCGCGAAGGGCGAGCAGCCGCTGACCTTCTTCGAGGCGCTGACCGTCCTGGCGCTCGCGTGCTTCGCCGAGGCCCCCGTCGACGTCGCCGTGATCGAGGTCGGCATGGGCGGCGAGTGGGACTCCACGAACGTCGTGCAGAGCCAGGTCCAGGTGATCACCCCGATCGCGATCGACCACGCCAAGCAGCTCGGCGGCACCGTCGCTGAGATCGCCCGCACCAAGTCGGGCATCGTCAAGCCGTCCTCGGCGGTCGTGTCGAGCGCGCAGGCGCCCGAGGCGATCGCCGAGCTCGAGCGCGCCGCCGAGCTCACCGAGTCGACGCTCACGGTCGAGGGCACCGGGTTCTCGGTGCTCGACGTGACCCCGGCGGTCGGCGGGCAGCTCGTCACCGTGCAGGGCATCGCCGGCCGGTACGACGACCTGTTCCTGCCGCTCTTCGGGCGCCACCAGGCGCAGAACGCCGCCGTCGCGATCGCCGCGGTCGAGTCGTTCCTCGGCCGCGGGTCGCAGGCCCTCGACGAGGACGTGCTGTCCGAGGGCCTTGCCGGCACGACGAGCCCCGGCCGTCTGCAGCCGATCGCGCAGGAGCCGACCGTCGTGGTCGACGCCGCGCACAACCCGCACGGTGCCCGCGCACTCGCCGCGGCGCTGCCCGTCGCGTTCCCCTCCGGGCACGTCGTCGGCGTCGTCGGGATCCTCGCCGACAAGGACGCCCGCGGGTTCGTCCGCGCGCTCCGGGACACCGTGCAGACGTTCGTCGTGACGCAGCCGCCGGGGGAGCGCGCGCTCGACGCGGACGCCTTCGCCCGGGTCGTCGTCGCCGAGGTCGGCGAGGACCGGGTCGTCGTCGAGCCGTCGCTCGCACAGGCACTGCGGGAAGCCCGCGACCTCGCGGACGAGGCGGACGCCGAGGACGCGCTCGTGCTCGTCGCCGGGTCGGTCGTCATGGTGGGCGCGGTCATGGACCTGGTCCACTCCGAGGGGGAGGCGAAGTGA
- a CDS encoding cation diffusion facilitator family transporter, whose product MPEPEKQDRPESLLTVVIAFAANLLVAVAKTIASVLTGSASMTAEAAHSWADTGNEVFLLVAERRGAKQRDTKHPLGYGRETYIWSMFAAFGLFTAGAVVSIWHGITELGETGPAEDVVLNYVVLGIAFVLEGTSFVQAYRQAHGAATKRRVPVLRHVLQSSNPTLRAVFAEDAAALVGLVIAFLGVLLHQLTGLAVFDAVGSIAVGVLLGVVAIVLIERNRRFLLGEATSPELEDAVLTELLRRDEVERVTYLHLEFVGPSRVFLVAAVDLEGNEDEEHVAVRLRRVEASLETSEYIEEAILTLSLPGDESLAGRNRGPVAATVRDGTAEDVAAGGAGTLRTE is encoded by the coding sequence ATGCCCGAACCTGAGAAGCAGGACCGTCCGGAGTCCCTGCTCACCGTCGTCATCGCCTTCGCCGCCAACCTGCTCGTCGCCGTCGCCAAGACGATCGCGTCCGTGCTCACCGGGTCGGCGTCGATGACCGCGGAGGCCGCACACTCGTGGGCCGACACCGGCAACGAGGTCTTCCTGCTCGTCGCCGAACGGCGCGGTGCGAAGCAGCGCGACACGAAGCACCCGCTCGGGTACGGCCGGGAGACGTACATCTGGTCGATGTTCGCCGCGTTCGGCCTGTTCACCGCCGGGGCCGTCGTGTCGATCTGGCACGGGATCACCGAGCTCGGCGAGACCGGGCCCGCCGAGGACGTCGTCCTCAACTACGTCGTGCTCGGCATCGCGTTCGTGCTCGAGGGCACGAGCTTCGTGCAGGCCTACCGGCAGGCGCACGGTGCCGCGACGAAGCGCCGGGTGCCCGTGCTCCGCCACGTGCTGCAGTCGTCGAACCCCACGCTCCGGGCCGTCTTCGCCGAGGACGCCGCGGCGCTGGTCGGGCTCGTGATCGCGTTCCTCGGCGTGCTCCTGCACCAGCTCACCGGACTGGCGGTGTTCGACGCCGTCGGGTCGATCGCGGTCGGGGTCCTGCTCGGTGTCGTCGCGATCGTGCTCATCGAGCGCAACCGCCGGTTCCTGCTCGGCGAGGCGACCTCCCCCGAGCTCGAGGACGCCGTGCTCACCGAGCTGCTGCGGCGCGACGAGGTGGAGCGGGTCACCTACCTGCACCTGGAGTTCGTCGGGCCCTCGCGGGTGTTCCTGGTCGCGGCCGTCGACCTGGAGGGCAACGAGGACGAGGAGCACGTCGCGGTGCGGCTGCGTCGTGTCGAGGCGTCCCTCGAGACGAGCGAGTACATCGAGGAGGCGATCCTCACGCTGTCGCTGCCCGGCGACGAGTCCCTCGCGGGGAGGAACCGTGGACCGGTGGCCGCGACCGTGCGGGACGGCACGGCGGAGGACGTCGCCGCGGGCGGTGCGGGGACGCTGCGGACCGAGTGA
- the ndk gene encoding nucleoside-diphosphate kinase, with product MSDLEETLVLVKPDGVARQLTGEILRRIEAKGYEIVDLKMLTAPRDLLDQHYEEHQGKPFFEPLVEFMQSGPVVAVRVAGNAAIAGFRSLAGTTDPTTAAPGTIRGDLGRDWGLKVQQNLVHGSDSPESAARELALWFA from the coding sequence GTGTCCGATCTCGAAGAGACCCTCGTCCTCGTCAAGCCCGACGGCGTCGCCCGCCAGCTCACCGGTGAGATCCTCCGCCGGATCGAGGCCAAGGGCTACGAGATCGTCGACCTGAAGATGCTGACGGCGCCCCGCGACCTGCTCGACCAGCACTACGAGGAGCACCAGGGCAAGCCGTTCTTCGAGCCGCTCGTCGAGTTCATGCAGTCCGGCCCGGTCGTCGCCGTGCGCGTCGCCGGCAACGCCGCGATCGCGGGCTTCCGCTCGCTCGCCGGCACCACCGACCCGACCACCGCCGCGCCCGGCACCATCCGCGGCGACCTCGGCCGCGACTGGGGCCTCAAGGTGCAGCAGAACCTGGTGCACGGGTCCGACAGCCCCGAGTCCGCCGCGCGCGAGCTCGCGCTCTGGTTCGCCTGA
- the ileS gene encoding isoleucine--tRNA ligase, giving the protein MRYPLNRPADDTSAAGVTPSPSFPAVEQGILAFWKRDDTFQASIDQREGCTEWTFYDGPPFANGLPHYGHLLTGYAKDVFPRYQTMRGKQVHRRFGWDTHGLPAELEAMRQLGITEKREIDEMGVDVFNAAAKQSVLRYTDEWQAYVTRQARWVDFEDDYKTLDVTFMESVLWAWKQLWDKGLAYEGFRVLPYCWNDQTPLSNHELRMDDDVYQMRQDQSVTVTFPLRGDRAEALDLAGVRALAWTTTPWTLPTNAALAVGPEIAYAVVPAGPGGAADGGDAGSARYLLASDTVAAHAKDLGYESADDALAAVLRTVAGAELDGVAYERLFDHLADQEGYEHAWRILVADYVETGEGTGIVHQAPAYGADDQEVCAAAGIPVVLSLDEGGVFTSRFGEVAGMLWSDANKPLTKAVREAGRLLRQASYEHSYPHCWRCRKPLIYKAVSSWFVRVTAFRDRMGELNQDVNWVPDNVKDGQFGKWVGNAIDWSVSRNRYFGTPIPVWVSDDPAYPRQDVYGSLAEIERDFGRLPLNAEGEVDLHRPFIDELTRPNPDDPTGRSTMRRITDVFDVWFDSGSMPYAQVHYPFENREWFDSHSPADFIVEYIGQTRGWFYVMHALSTALFDRPAFRNVISHGIVLGSDGQKMSKSLRNYPDVSEVFDRDGADAMRWFLMSSSVIRGGNLVVTEEGIRQGVREFLLPLWSTYYFFTLYANASGESGYQATRRTDSTDVLDRYLLAKTRVLVEDVTTHLDALDTPLAAQAVRDFADVLTNWYVRRSRDKFWLGAGSSPEAQAAFDTLYTVLETLTRVAAPLAPLVTEEVWKGLTGGRSVHLEDFPDAAEFPAADALVAAMDRVRDVASKGLALRKATGKRVRLPLATLTLVVPDPDAIAAFADILRDELNVKRVVLEQQEESSLGRYGIERKLTVNARAAGPRIGGQVQQVIPAAKRGDWVATDTGVTVGGVDLVEGEYSLDLTVADDSVAVAFLDGGGFAVLDTVTTPELEAEGLARDVVRAVQQARRDADLDVSDRITLTLGVDATAGAAVRAHQELIAGETLATTVHVAERAFADGEGTDVGAAAKVSVEVARA; this is encoded by the coding sequence GTGCGTTACCCACTGAACCGACCCGCTGACGACACGAGCGCGGCCGGCGTCACCCCGTCGCCGTCCTTCCCCGCCGTCGAGCAGGGGATCCTCGCGTTCTGGAAGCGCGACGACACGTTCCAGGCGTCCATCGACCAGCGCGAGGGCTGCACCGAGTGGACGTTCTACGACGGCCCGCCCTTCGCGAACGGCCTGCCGCACTACGGGCACCTGCTGACCGGGTACGCCAAGGACGTCTTCCCGCGCTACCAGACCATGCGCGGCAAGCAGGTGCACCGCCGGTTCGGCTGGGACACCCACGGGCTCCCCGCCGAGCTCGAGGCGATGCGGCAGCTCGGGATCACCGAGAAGCGCGAGATCGACGAGATGGGCGTGGACGTCTTCAACGCCGCGGCCAAGCAGTCGGTGCTCCGCTACACCGACGAGTGGCAGGCGTACGTCACCCGTCAGGCGCGCTGGGTCGACTTCGAGGACGACTACAAGACGCTCGACGTCACCTTCATGGAGAGCGTGCTGTGGGCGTGGAAGCAGCTCTGGGACAAGGGCCTCGCGTACGAGGGCTTCCGCGTGCTGCCCTACTGCTGGAACGACCAGACGCCGCTGTCGAACCACGAGCTCCGCATGGACGACGACGTCTACCAGATGCGGCAGGACCAGTCGGTGACGGTCACGTTCCCGCTGCGCGGGGACCGCGCCGAGGCGCTCGACCTGGCCGGCGTGCGGGCACTCGCCTGGACGACGACCCCCTGGACGCTGCCGACGAACGCCGCGCTCGCGGTCGGTCCGGAGATCGCCTACGCGGTCGTGCCGGCCGGGCCGGGAGGCGCGGCTGACGGTGGCGACGCCGGTTCCGCCCGGTACCTGCTCGCGTCCGACACCGTGGCCGCGCACGCGAAGGACCTCGGCTACGAGTCGGCCGACGACGCGCTCGCCGCCGTGCTCCGCACGGTCGCCGGCGCCGAGCTCGACGGCGTCGCCTACGAGCGCCTGTTCGACCACCTCGCCGACCAGGAGGGCTACGAGCACGCCTGGCGGATCCTCGTCGCCGACTACGTCGAGACGGGCGAGGGCACGGGCATCGTGCACCAGGCCCCGGCGTACGGCGCCGACGACCAGGAGGTCTGCGCCGCGGCGGGCATCCCCGTGGTGCTCTCGCTCGACGAGGGCGGCGTCTTCACGTCGCGGTTCGGCGAGGTCGCCGGCATGCTCTGGTCCGATGCGAACAAGCCGCTGACCAAGGCCGTGCGCGAGGCCGGTCGTCTGCTCCGCCAGGCCTCGTACGAGCACAGCTACCCGCACTGCTGGCGCTGCCGCAAGCCGCTCATCTACAAGGCCGTCTCGTCGTGGTTCGTCCGCGTCACGGCGTTCCGCGACCGCATGGGCGAGCTGAACCAGGACGTCAACTGGGTGCCGGACAACGTCAAGGACGGCCAGTTCGGCAAGTGGGTCGGCAACGCCATCGACTGGTCGGTGTCGCGCAACCGCTACTTCGGCACGCCGATCCCGGTCTGGGTCTCGGACGACCCGGCGTACCCGCGCCAGGACGTCTACGGCTCGCTCGCGGAGATCGAGCGCGACTTCGGTCGGCTCCCGCTGAACGCGGAGGGCGAGGTCGACCTGCACCGCCCGTTCATCGACGAGCTGACCCGACCGAACCCCGACGACCCGACCGGGCGGTCGACCATGCGCCGGATCACCGACGTGTTCGACGTGTGGTTCGACTCGGGCTCGATGCCGTACGCTCAGGTGCACTACCCGTTCGAGAACCGCGAGTGGTTCGACAGCCACAGCCCGGCCGACTTCATCGTCGAGTACATCGGGCAGACCCGCGGCTGGTTCTATGTCATGCACGCGCTGTCCACCGCGCTGTTCGACCGCCCGGCGTTCCGGAACGTCATCAGCCACGGCATCGTCCTCGGCTCGGACGGCCAGAAGATGTCGAAGAGCCTGCGGAACTACCCGGACGTGTCCGAGGTGTTCGACCGCGACGGCGCCGACGCCATGCGCTGGTTCCTCATGTCGTCGTCGGTGATCCGCGGCGGCAACCTCGTCGTCACCGAGGAGGGCATCCGCCAGGGCGTCCGCGAGTTCCTGCTGCCGCTCTGGTCGACCTACTACTTCTTCACCCTGTACGCGAACGCCTCGGGGGAGTCGGGGTACCAGGCAACGCGGCGCACCGACAGCACCGACGTGCTCGACCGGTACCTGCTCGCGAAGACCCGTGTGCTCGTCGAGGACGTCACGACGCACCTCGACGCGCTCGACACCCCGCTCGCGGCGCAGGCCGTGCGTGACTTCGCCGACGTCCTGACGAACTGGTACGTCCGGCGCTCCCGCGACAAGTTCTGGCTCGGTGCCGGCTCCTCGCCCGAGGCGCAGGCGGCGTTCGACACGCTGTACACCGTGCTCGAGACGCTCACCCGCGTCGCCGCACCGCTCGCACCGCTCGTCACCGAGGAGGTCTGGAAGGGCCTGACCGGTGGGCGCAGCGTGCACCTCGAGGACTTCCCGGACGCCGCCGAGTTCCCCGCCGCCGACGCCCTGGTCGCGGCGATGGACCGCGTCCGTGACGTCGCGTCGAAGGGCCTCGCGCTCCGCAAGGCGACCGGCAAGCGCGTGCGGCTGCCCCTCGCGACGCTCACCCTCGTGGTGCCGGACCCGGACGCGATCGCGGCCTTCGCCGACATCCTGCGCGACGAGCTCAACGTCAAGCGCGTCGTCCTCGAGCAGCAGGAGGAGTCCTCGCTCGGCCGGTACGGGATCGAGCGGAAGCTCACCGTCAACGCCCGCGCCGCCGGTCCCCGCATCGGCGGGCAGGTGCAGCAGGTCATCCCGGCCGCCAAGCGCGGTGACTGGGTCGCGACCGACACCGGCGTCACCGTCGGCGGTGTCGACCTGGTCGAGGGCGAGTACTCGCTCGACCTCACCGTGGCGGACGACTCCGTCGCGGTGGCGTTCCTCGACGGCGGCGGATTCGCGGTGCTCGACACCGTGACGACGCCGGAGCTCGAGGCCGAGGGGCTCGCACGCGACGTCGTCCGCGCCGTGCAGCAGGCCCGTCGCGACGCCGACCTCGACGTCAGCGACCGCATCACCCTGACGCTCGGTGTCGACGCGACCGCGGGTGCCGCGGTCCGGGCGCACCAGGAACTCATCGCGGGGGAGACCCTCGCGACGACCGTGCACGTGGCCGAACGTGCCTTCGCCGACGGCGAGGGCACCGACGTCGGTGCCGCAGCGAAGGTGTCCGTGGAGGTGGCACGCGCATGA
- a CDS encoding DUF4233 domain-containing protein yields the protein MTDAPRASRPGRQPRVRKPRRDRGARESLLSIALVLEAIMFFFPMLVVYGKGTLPPLAAFGGGIAAIVVLTVASRLTDKPAGVVFGWLLQAAILATGFIEPFMFAVAVVFLALWVFCFVKGGQLDRLNAARRAAAGEG from the coding sequence GTGACGGACGCACCACGGGCCTCCCGACCGGGTCGCCAGCCGCGCGTGCGGAAGCCGCGACGCGACCGCGGAGCACGGGAGAGCCTGCTGTCGATCGCCCTCGTGCTCGAGGCGATCATGTTCTTCTTCCCGATGCTCGTCGTGTACGGCAAGGGCACGCTCCCGCCGCTCGCGGCGTTCGGCGGCGGCATCGCCGCCATCGTCGTCCTCACAGTCGCCTCACGCCTGACCGACAAGCCCGCCGGTGTAGTGTTCGGGTGGCTGCTGCAGGCGGCCATCCTCGCCACCGGCTTCATCGAACCGTTCATGTTCGCGGTCGCGGTGGTGTTCCTGGCGCTGTGGGTCTTCTGCTTCGTCAAGGGCGGTCAGCTCGACCGTCTGAACGCCGCGCGCCGGGCCGCCGCGGGCGAGGGCTGA
- a CDS encoding ABC transporter substrate-binding protein: MILDRVQKTRLRATSSLAGAAALLLALTACTGGGAATSASTPQTGGTLTYASGDAEPTCLDPHVGGNYPQALLSTQFVEGLTALDDGRPVPALARSWTTSDDGTTMTFDLRDDVTFSDGTPFDAAAVVANIEHVQDPATASSTGYLALQSITKATATDDHTVTLTLSRPDSALLESFAQPWVGMESPKALQRPQATNCESPVGTGPFAVTAWQHGDRVTLRKNDRYTPLTGSTKPRLDGITWRFLPDSTSRYAALQSGQVDVVDNAQPDQLKAASAKGAIRDLDAPRPGASNRLELNSGHGVFRDEAVRKAFIAGAQLDPGLRSLFLGTAERSYSVLSSVEPYASSDPSLFRYSPTKAKELLDEAGWKVGSDGVREKDGQRLTVTFPVSTNQSVPAERSLFQQVQASEKAVGFDVRIEELDLSSWYAALAGNQYDVVSAPYTKVGADVLRILYDSASIEPAPSGYFANLAQLDDPEVDRLVEQAARTSDTAERGKLYEQAQRRILASGTVLPLYDQQNHFLYRSAVHGIRTTAVSTPWFGTAWIDR, from the coding sequence ATGATCTTGGACCGAGTACAGAAAACCCGTCTGCGCGCCACGAGCAGCCTCGCGGGAGCCGCCGCCCTCCTCCTCGCCCTGACCGCCTGCACCGGCGGCGGCGCGGCGACCTCGGCCAGCACGCCGCAGACCGGCGGGACCCTGACGTACGCGTCCGGCGACGCCGAGCCGACCTGCCTCGACCCGCACGTCGGTGGCAACTACCCGCAGGCCCTGCTGTCGACGCAGTTCGTCGAGGGGCTCACCGCGCTCGACGACGGCAGGCCCGTCCCGGCCCTCGCCCGGTCGTGGACCACGAGCGACGACGGCACGACGATGACGTTCGACCTGCGCGACGACGTCACGTTCTCCGACGGCACGCCGTTCGACGCGGCGGCGGTCGTCGCCAACATCGAGCACGTGCAGGACCCGGCGACCGCGTCGAGCACCGGCTACCTGGCGCTGCAGTCGATCACGAAGGCCACCGCGACCGACGACCACACGGTCACGCTCACCCTGAGCCGGCCGGACAGCGCGCTGCTCGAGTCCTTCGCGCAGCCGTGGGTCGGCATGGAGTCGCCGAAGGCCCTGCAGCGTCCGCAGGCGACGAACTGCGAGTCGCCGGTCGGCACCGGCCCGTTCGCCGTCACGGCGTGGCAGCACGGCGACCGGGTCACCCTGCGGAAGAACGACCGGTACACGCCGCTGACCGGCTCGACGAAGCCGCGCCTCGACGGCATCACGTGGCGCTTCCTGCCCGACTCGACCTCGCGCTACGCCGCGCTGCAGTCCGGGCAGGTCGACGTGGTCGACAACGCCCAGCCGGACCAGCTGAAGGCCGCCTCGGCGAAGGGCGCGATCCGCGACCTCGACGCCCCGCGCCCCGGCGCGTCGAACCGTCTCGAGCTGAACTCCGGCCACGGCGTCTTCCGCGACGAGGCCGTCCGCAAGGCGTTCATCGCGGGCGCCCAGCTCGACCCGGGCCTGCGCAGCCTGTTCCTCGGCACCGCGGAGCGCTCGTACTCGGTGCTGTCCAGCGTCGAGCCGTACGCCTCCTCCGACCCGAGCCTGTTCCGGTACTCGCCGACGAAGGCGAAGGAGCTCCTCGACGAGGCCGGCTGGAAGGTCGGCAGCGACGGCGTGCGCGAGAAGGACGGACAGCGCCTCACCGTCACCTTCCCGGTGTCGACGAACCAGTCGGTCCCGGCCGAGCGCAGCCTGTTCCAGCAGGTCCAGGCGTCCGAGAAGGCCGTCGGGTTCGACGTCCGGATCGAGGAGCTCGACCTGTCCAGCTGGTACGCGGCCCTCGCGGGGAACCAGTACGACGTGGTCAGCGCCCCGTACACGAAGGTCGGCGCGGACGTCCTCCGCATCCTGTACGACAGCGCGAGCATCGAACCGGCACCGTCCGGCTACTTCGCGAACCTCGCGCAGCTCGACGACCCCGAGGTCGACCGACTCGTCGAGCAGGCCGCACGGACGTCGGACACCGCGGAGCGCGGCAAGCTCTACGAGCAGGCACAGCGGCGCATCCTCGCGAGCGGCACGGTGCTGCCCCTGTACGACCAGCAGAACCACTTCCTGTACCGCTCCGCGGTGCACGGCATCCGCACCACGGCCGTCTCGACGCCGTGGTTCGGCACCGCGTGGATCGACCGCTGA
- a CDS encoding ABC transporter permease: protein MSGIVDPRLPADTRDGGRVRRSERSRGGTLGPVGTAAAAVVLLAVVAAAWPALLGGGDPLAVHPEVALQAPSWTHPFGTDESGRDVLGRVVAGTRASLVVGVLATLVGGAVGVVLGTAAGLGGRVVDAVVGRVTEVAFALPLLLVALVVIAVTGPGPVPATLAVGFATAPGYARIVRGLVRTARRSQVVETAVLQGRRPALITVRHVLPAALWPVVAVATLGVGQAVVWASALSYLGVGTPPPAPEWGAMLADGRTYLLTAPWTSTFPGLAIVVLATSVTVLGRAVRRSGAVR from the coding sequence GTGAGCGGCATCGTCGACCCGCGCCTCCCGGCCGACACCCGTGACGGCGGCCGTGTCCGCCGGTCCGAGCGATCTCGTGGGGGGACGCTCGGACCGGTCGGCACGGCCGCCGCGGCGGTGGTGCTGCTGGCGGTCGTCGCGGCGGCGTGGCCGGCGCTGCTCGGCGGCGGCGACCCGCTCGCCGTGCACCCGGAGGTGGCGCTGCAGGCGCCGTCGTGGACGCACCCGTTCGGCACGGACGAGTCCGGGCGGGACGTCCTCGGTCGGGTCGTCGCGGGCACGCGGGCGTCGCTCGTCGTCGGTGTCCTGGCCACCCTGGTCGGCGGCGCGGTCGGCGTGGTGCTCGGCACCGCGGCGGGCCTGGGCGGCCGGGTGGTCGACGCCGTCGTCGGGCGGGTCACCGAGGTGGCGTTCGCGCTGCCGCTGCTCCTCGTCGCCCTCGTCGTGATCGCGGTCACGGGACCCGGGCCGGTCCCGGCGACGCTCGCCGTCGGCTTCGCGACCGCACCCGGGTACGCCCGGATCGTCCGCGGGCTCGTCCGGACGGCCCGGCGGTCGCAGGTCGTCGAGACCGCGGTGCTGCAGGGCCGCCGACCCGCGCTGATCACCGTCCGCCACGTCCTGCCCGCCGCGCTCTGGCCGGTCGTCGCCGTCGCCACGCTCGGCGTCGGACAGGCCGTGGTGTGGGCCTCCGCGCTGAGCTACCTCGGCGTCGGCACCCCGCCGCCCGCACCCGAGTGGGGCGCGATGCTCGCCGACGGTCGGACCTACCTGCTCACCGCGCCGTGGACGAGCACGTTCCCCGGTCTGGCGATCGTCGTGCTCGCCACCTCGGTCACGGTGCTCGGACGCGCGGTGCGACGGAGCGGAGCCGTGCGGTGA
- a CDS encoding ABC transporter permease, with amino-acid sequence MAIRLIPGDPALAILGGPGSQASAEAVARVRQDYGLDQPVLVQYAVFLGRLATGHLGDSYAFRTPVAGLLAQQLPVTLTLAVAGLVVAWVLAIGAAWWSTQRGRVAAALTGAITVTASVVPHFWLGSVLIVVFASGLGWVPAVSDGTLAGWVLPVLTVAVPVAGYLAETVRDGVVDAQRSAFALAARGRGESPAGLFGRHLLRHAALPGIALSAWAFGSLVSGAVVVESVFALPGVGRALVGAVTQRDMPLVTGIALVSAAAYVVVLAVADLVERVVDPRGGTAERSRAGRRRGAPRPTHTGAGAR; translated from the coding sequence GTGGCGATCCGGCTGATCCCGGGTGACCCGGCACTGGCGATCCTCGGCGGTCCGGGCTCGCAGGCCTCGGCCGAGGCCGTCGCCCGGGTCCGCCAGGACTACGGTCTCGACCAGCCCGTGCTCGTGCAGTACGCGGTGTTCCTCGGCCGGCTCGCGACCGGGCACCTCGGGGACTCGTACGCGTTCCGCACGCCCGTGGCGGGGCTGCTCGCGCAGCAGCTGCCGGTCACCCTGACCCTGGCGGTCGCGGGACTCGTCGTCGCCTGGGTCCTCGCGATCGGTGCGGCCTGGTGGTCGACGCAGCGCGGACGGGTCGCCGCGGCGCTCACCGGCGCGATCACCGTGACGGCGAGCGTCGTGCCGCACTTCTGGCTCGGCAGCGTGCTCATCGTGGTCTTCGCGAGCGGTCTCGGGTGGGTGCCGGCGGTGTCGGACGGCACCCTCGCCGGCTGGGTGCTGCCGGTGCTGACCGTCGCGGTGCCCGTCGCCGGCTACCTGGCCGAGACGGTGCGCGACGGGGTCGTCGACGCCCAGCGCTCCGCGTTCGCCCTCGCGGCGCGCGGTCGCGGCGAGTCGCCCGCGGGCCTGTTCGGCCGCCACCTGCTCCGGCACGCGGCCCTGCCCGGCATCGCCCTGTCCGCGTGGGCGTTCGGCTCGCTCGTGTCGGGCGCGGTCGTCGTCGAGTCGGTGTTCGCGCTCCCGGGCGTCGGACGCGCCCTCGTCGGTGCCGTGACCCAGCGCGACATGCCGCTCGTGACCGGGATCGCCCTCGTGTCCGCGGCGGCCTACGTCGTCGTGCTCGCCGTGGCCGACCTCGTCGAGCGGGTCGTCGATCCCCGGGGCGGGACGGCGGAACGGTCCCGGGCGGGCCGCCGTCGCGGCGCACCGCGCCCGACGCACACCGGGGCGGGCGCACGGTGA
- a CDS encoding TetR/AcrR family transcriptional regulator, translating into MDETMRRGGRPRRSSAEVLADAAAELFLEQGYARTTVDHVAARAGVSRATFFNYFASKSDVLWLELDAAVASLPSHLAASTEPSAVRAVEQALLATARAHDPERVPWAIAQAEVMGIGDELVASVAARVTAQHAAVAAFVGGRTGEHPASLWPQTVSGAMLGAAAAAFGVWVADGVARRPLVEYVGAALTPVAAGLDAR; encoded by the coding sequence ATGGACGAGACGATGCGCCGTGGTGGCCGCCCCCGACGCTCCAGCGCCGAGGTCCTCGCCGACGCGGCCGCCGAGCTGTTCCTCGAGCAGGGCTACGCGCGGACCACGGTCGACCACGTCGCGGCCCGCGCCGGGGTGAGCCGCGCCACGTTCTTCAACTACTTCGCGTCGAAGTCCGACGTGCTCTGGCTCGAGCTCGACGCCGCGGTCGCGTCGCTGCCCTCGCACCTCGCCGCGTCGACCGAGCCATCGGCCGTGCGGGCCGTGGAGCAGGCGCTGCTCGCGACCGCACGGGCCCACGACCCGGAGCGGGTGCCGTGGGCGATCGCGCAGGCCGAGGTGATGGGCATCGGCGACGAGCTCGTCGCGAGCGTGGCTGCCCGGGTCACGGCGCAGCACGCGGCCGTCGCCGCGTTCGTCGGGGGACGCACGGGGGAGCACCCGGCGTCGCTCTGGCCGCAGACCGTCTCGGGCGCGATGCTCGGCGCTGCCGCGGCGGCGTTCGGGGTCTGGGTCGCGGACGGGGTCGCCCGCCGCCCGCTCGTCGAGTACGTCGGGGCGGCGCTCACCCCGGTGGCCGCGGGCCTCGACGCGCGCTGA